One region of Miscanthus floridulus cultivar M001 chromosome 19, ASM1932011v1, whole genome shotgun sequence genomic DNA includes:
- the LOC136527508 gene encoding PHD finger protein EHD3-like — MSLAGAAPTGIGVSPASRCLQLLNKMSAVVHATSSQQGGRQNLDRCWRSWRDTLEGVLQSTARNQGSGGIQSCIRDALRYNGCQPTEHGNLADGQGAGREDPVGAVHSEENSGALVQLEDGTAASLEANKAMCHKAIFDILISEKFAMLCDLLAATFHVNKPDDLIGLQIIDAKMRNGDYAQNPALLDHDIKQIWKKIEHVGQQMAGLASSFSLISQASHQKQASGVSEIDVAEHRIEETNLGGGAHKALRELTPPCDSGHSTIPKQTGTSGSDGICKDCGGKADSQGRIICDRCEAAYHVSCLKLAIDEEAPAKWYCPSCVGLDGPSKNNNNGRSHEGCDVCEWLVVEKPEEPAEDVIQPELAIKTQESSVSSMNEDSEPDLSTTALANLCKHCGTCEDENRKVLVCGHPYCAYKFYHVLCMKESQIASEKQKNLACW, encoded by the exons ATGTCCCTCGCGGGGGCTGCGCCCACGGGCATCGGCGTCTCTCCAGCCTCGCGGTGCCTTCAGTTACTC AATAAGATGAGCGCGGTGGTGCACGCCACCAGTTCCCAGCAAGGTGGGCGCCAAAACCTGGACAGGTGCTGGAGAAGCTGGAGGGACACGCTGGAGGGCGTCCTGCAATCCACTGCTCGGAACCAGGGCTCCGGAGGGATTCAGAGCTGCATCCGAGATGCGCTCAGATATAATGGTTGCCAGCCCACAGAACAT GGGAACTTAGCTGACGGCCAAGGAGCAGGAAGAGAGGACCCTGTTGGAGCTGTACATTCTGAAGAGAATAGTGGTGCCTTGGTTCAGTTAGAAGATGGAACAGCTGCATCTTTGGAAGCCAACAAGGCGATGTGCCATAAAGCTATCTTTGACATTCTAATCTCCGAGAAGTTTGCCATGCTGTGTGATCTGCTAGCTGCAACATTCCATGTCAATAAGCCTGATGACCTGATTGGTTTGCAAATAATTGATGCCAAGATGAGAAATGGGGATTATGCACAGAACCCTGCGCTGCTTGACCATGATATCAAACAG ATATGGAAGAAGATTGAACATGTTGGCCAACAAATGGCTGGTCTGGCAAGCAGTTTCTCACTGATTTCACAAGCTTCTCATCAAAAGCAG GCTTCTGGCGTTTCAGAAATTGATGTGGCTGAACACAGGATAGAG GAAACAAATTTGGGTGGTGGCGCCCACAAAGCCCTAAGGGAGTTGACTCCCCCTTGCGATTCTGGCCATTCTACGATACCCAAACAAACTGGGACATCTGGATCGGATGGAATTTGCAAGGATTGTGGCGGAAAGGCAGACAGCCAAGGAAGAATTATCTGTGATAGATGTGAAGCTGCATACCATGTTTCATGTCTCAAGCTTGCCATTGATGAAGAGGCCCCAGCAAAATGGTACTGTCCCAGCTGTGTTGGATTAGACGGACCTTCAAAGAATAACAACAATGGCAGATCACATGAAGGCTGCGATGTATGCGAGTGGCTCGTGGTGGAGAAGCCAGAAGAACCCGCTGAAGATGTTATCCAACCTGAATTGGCCATCAAAACGCAGGAGAGCTCAGTGTCAAGCATGAATGAAGACAGTGAACCGGACCTCTCAACAACTGCTCTAGCAAACTTGTGCAAGCATTGTGGCACATGTGAAGATGAGAACAGGAAGGTCTTGGTATGCGGCCATCCTTACTGTGCTTACAAGTTCTATCATGTCCTGTGCATGAAAGAAAGCCAGATTGCAAGTGAGAAGCAGAAGAATCTAGCATGCTGGTAG